The following coding sequences are from one Deltaproteobacteria bacterium window:
- a CDS encoding HAMP domain-containing protein encodes MANQNPKYNSKLFYRVLSYLVPTVVIAFLSIWLVSSSTLETQIRERVTRGLKLSATGLATTLDATLNDMLSDAATTSRLYLPQEAIESGDPKNFQWYADELVSKKNRYLAIVVSDSSGKIIGTNTVNRQGQPGFADNLGQSISGEPWFQKISQLEQNEAFILTRERPAMLTPTLDEAEYVTGVIYPVLDILDEPIGLVSFFISHKYFGEILDQFTVTHRGVVESFALLKSADNGILARPATLSDQQPWKSIDTLEPQSSGQWLAPNELNFFMNDAELHTQAKWPWTIVTLKLDTIVNAPITAVSQKLIILFFCTLMVTLAIIFWIVHQLIKPIEELTRSISRMKRAADFKPLQISRNDEIGKLTHSFNTMTSTVADYEEHLERFVPKKSLALLGSESVLEVELGQQAEKELAVLFLDIRGFTALVESMTPADTFSLLNSFLSAIGPVVTRHHGIIDKYLGDGLLAYFYRDESSCDDAIDCSIEMMQKLEEYNQTNRHGSVPDFRAGENTRQPLEVGIGVHSGKVVFGTIGHEDRVDFTILGDTVNTTSRIETLTKNLGASLIVHESVIQKSTAKHANRYIGAVQVKGKLEPLRLWEVFSESDPLIRQKKQETVKEFSEALECFENDNKQEAFSRFESVVQQNPDDKVAQYYMNWCRVNRAPHAYSRKEDV; translated from the coding sequence TTGGCTCGTTTCGTCCTCTACACTTGAAACTCAAATTCGAGAGCGGGTGACCCGAGGCCTAAAGTTATCAGCTACCGGGTTAGCAACCACACTCGATGCCACACTCAACGACATGCTTTCCGATGCCGCTACCACTTCAAGGCTGTACCTCCCTCAAGAAGCTATCGAATCTGGAGATCCCAAAAACTTCCAGTGGTATGCTGACGAATTGGTGTCTAAGAAAAATCGCTATCTCGCCATTGTTGTGAGCGACTCAAGTGGCAAAATCATTGGCACCAACACAGTCAACCGGCAAGGGCAGCCTGGGTTTGCAGATAATCTAGGGCAAAGCATCTCGGGAGAACCCTGGTTTCAAAAAATATCCCAACTCGAACAAAATGAAGCGTTCATTCTGACCCGGGAACGGCCTGCGATGCTGACTCCTACTCTGGACGAAGCAGAGTATGTGACGGGCGTGATTTATCCAGTGCTTGATATCTTGGACGAACCGATTGGCTTGGTCTCTTTCTTCATCTCCCACAAATACTTTGGAGAGATCCTAGACCAATTTACGGTCACCCACCGAGGCGTGGTGGAGTCATTTGCTCTCTTAAAAAGTGCAGACAACGGTATCCTGGCTCGTCCGGCAACTTTAAGTGACCAACAACCATGGAAGAGCATCGATACTCTCGAGCCTCAATCATCAGGCCAGTGGCTTGCCCCCAATGAACTGAATTTCTTCATGAATGATGCAGAGCTTCATACCCAAGCAAAATGGCCCTGGACCATCGTCACTTTAAAGCTCGATACAATCGTCAATGCCCCCATTACCGCCGTCAGCCAAAAACTCATCATTCTATTTTTCTGTACACTGATGGTGACGCTGGCGATTATCTTCTGGATTGTTCACCAACTTATCAAGCCCATCGAAGAACTCACCCGCTCAATCTCCCGGATGAAACGAGCTGCCGACTTTAAACCTCTTCAGATAAGCCGTAACGACGAGATTGGTAAACTGACGCACTCATTCAATACAATGACCTCTACGGTCGCCGATTATGAGGAGCACCTCGAACGCTTCGTCCCCAAAAAATCGTTGGCCCTTCTCGGCAGTGAGAGCGTTCTTGAAGTTGAGCTTGGCCAACAGGCTGAGAAAGAGCTCGCGGTTCTCTTCCTAGACATTCGGGGCTTCACGGCTCTGGTTGAATCGATGACTCCGGCCGATACGTTCTCGCTACTCAATTCTTTTCTAAGCGCCATTGGCCCCGTGGTTACCCGGCACCATGGAATCATCGATAAATACCTCGGCGACGGATTACTCGCCTATTTTTACCGCGACGAGTCTTCTTGCGACGATGCCATCGACTGTTCAATAGAAATGATGCAGAAATTAGAAGAATACAACCAGACCAACCGGCACGGGTCTGTTCCTGATTTTAGGGCCGGTGAAAACACCCGTCAGCCCCTTGAAGTGGGGATAGGCGTGCATTCAGGTAAAGTTGTCTTTGGAACCATAGGCCATGAAGATCGAGTCGATTTTACGATTCTCGGAGACACCGTCAATACCACCTCCCGTATTGAAACTTTAACCAAGAATCTGGGAGCTTCACTCATCGTTCATGAATCGGTTATTCAAAAATCAACAGCCAAACATGCAAACCGCTATATCGGTGCGGTTCAGGTGAAGGGTAAACTAGAGCCCCTTCGGCTGTGGGAAGTATTCAGCGAATCAGATCCCCTTATACGTCAAAAAAAGCAGGAGACGGTCAAAGAATTCAGCGAAGCTCTTGAGTGCTTCGAAAACGACAACAAGCAGGAGGCTTTCAGTCGCTTTGAGTCTGTCGTCCAACAAAACCCAGACGATAAAGTAGCCCAATATTATATGAACTGGTGCCGTGTGAACCGAGCACCTCACGCATACAGCCGTAAAGAGGATGTCTAA
- a CDS encoding Rieske 2Fe-2S domain-containing protein: protein MRKKSLQDVSALKTRREFLSDVTVSTSLGILSVCGMGCKTTWSNHDLVVELSSQDQALEVDLNQYPDLKKPGGYLPVADLAYGLRVLVVHALGGGYLAFNMSCTHKGADVELDEHKTGLVCPLHKSHFSLEGERVSGPARRDLKMYEVFLEESTLRIRL from the coding sequence ATGCGAAAAAAATCTTTGCAGGACGTGTCTGCGTTGAAAACGCGTCGAGAGTTTTTATCGGACGTAACGGTATCGACCAGCCTAGGCATTCTGAGCGTGTGCGGAATGGGCTGTAAAACGACTTGGTCCAATCACGACTTAGTTGTTGAGCTTTCTAGCCAAGATCAGGCTCTCGAAGTTGACTTGAATCAGTATCCCGATTTGAAAAAGCCAGGCGGATATTTACCGGTAGCAGATCTCGCTTATGGTTTGCGGGTGTTGGTGGTACACGCCTTAGGTGGCGGTTATTTGGCATTTAATATGTCGTGTACTCACAAGGGCGCAGACGTAGAGCTAGACGAGCATAAAACGGGCTTGGTTTGCCCGCTGCATAAATCTCACTTCAGCCTTGAGGGAGAACGCGTGAGCGGCCCAGCTCGTCGTGATTTAAAGATGTATGAAGTTTTTTTGGAAGAGTCGACCCTAAGAATCAGGTTGTAG